One window of Saccharopolyspora phatthalungensis genomic DNA carries:
- a CDS encoding ArsR/SmtB family transcription factor produces MPKNPAPNAAEPGLPRQDAEPTEAQLTAAAATFALLASPPRLHLVWLITHGSYDVGTLAKRVGISIATVSQHLSKLRLAGVITARREGRRHLYTVDDPHVMTLVEQIFDHIAPDGTLAPDPPTPPR; encoded by the coding sequence ATGCCGAAAAATCCCGCACCGAACGCCGCAGAACCCGGCCTGCCCAGGCAGGACGCCGAACCGACCGAGGCCCAGCTCACCGCCGCCGCGGCGACGTTCGCGCTGCTGGCCAGCCCACCCCGATTACACCTTGTGTGGTTGATCACACACGGTTCCTACGACGTCGGCACGCTGGCCAAGCGAGTCGGCATCAGCATCGCGACGGTCAGCCAGCACCTGAGCAAACTCCGCCTGGCCGGGGTCATCACCGCCCGCCGAGAGGGCCGGCGCCACCTCTACACCGTCGACGACCCGCACGTGATGACGCTGGTCGAGCAGATCTTCGACCACATCGCCCCGGACGGCACCCTCGCGCCCGACCCGCCGACGCCGCCGCGCTGA
- a CDS encoding DUF397 domain-containing protein: MEFKGWRKSTRSEQNANCVEVGFAPGRTGIRDTKLGAHSPILNIDNAAFAAFVRRVQDGRFDI, translated from the coding sequence ATGGAGTTCAAAGGCTGGCGCAAGTCCACACGAAGTGAGCAGAACGCGAACTGCGTCGAGGTCGGCTTCGCCCCGGGGCGCACTGGTATCCGGGACACGAAGCTCGGCGCGCACAGCCCGATCTTGAACATCGACAACGCGGCGTTCGCCGCCTTCGTACGTCGAGTGCAGGACGGCAGGTTCGACATCTGA
- a CDS encoding helix-turn-helix domain-containing protein, whose translation MPTPTVRRLQLGHELRHLREDAGCDLGEAGRAIGKAESTISRLESGQTGLKRQVLEQLVEFYASKVRVRVDRSFYLGLAKGSEQRGRWTGYRAIYHKYARMMVDLEADASVINHYQCEFLPGLVQTPGYIQAMRAEAVRQVVPDMDDVFRARAERQEIFTKEEAPDIGFVLSESALRTMVGTSDVMREQLEHVAKISELPNVQLQVLPFDARIHAAARSQSFMTFRIEAPGNSGPLEFVYLEEHHDGKYLDNREDVELYNRLWSRMVGAALDPVASRDKVLEVAESY comes from the coding sequence ATGCCGACACCAACAGTGCGTCGACTCCAGCTTGGACACGAGCTTCGACACCTACGTGAAGACGCAGGCTGCGACCTGGGCGAGGCCGGGCGTGCGATCGGCAAAGCGGAAAGCACGATCAGCCGTTTGGAGTCGGGGCAAACCGGCCTGAAACGCCAAGTCCTGGAACAGCTCGTCGAGTTCTACGCGAGCAAGGTCCGCGTCCGCGTTGACCGCAGCTTCTACCTCGGCCTGGCGAAGGGCAGCGAACAACGCGGCCGCTGGACTGGCTATCGAGCGATTTACCACAAGTACGCCCGCATGATGGTCGACCTCGAAGCTGACGCCTCGGTGATCAACCACTACCAATGCGAGTTCCTACCCGGCTTGGTGCAGACGCCCGGATACATCCAAGCGATGCGCGCCGAGGCTGTGCGGCAGGTCGTGCCGGACATGGATGACGTGTTTCGGGCACGAGCAGAACGTCAGGAGATCTTCACCAAGGAGGAAGCGCCTGACATTGGCTTCGTGCTGTCTGAATCCGCCCTTCGCACCATGGTTGGAACCTCAGACGTCATGCGGGAGCAGCTTGAGCACGTGGCGAAGATTTCCGAGCTTCCCAACGTGCAACTCCAGGTGTTGCCCTTCGACGCGCGGATTCATGCTGCGGCGCGGAGCCAGTCGTTCATGACGTTCCGCATCGAGGCCCCGGGAAACTCCGGCCCACTGGAGTTCGTGTACTTGGAGGAACACCACGACGGAAAGTACCTCGACAACCGCGAGGACGTAGAGCTTTACAACCGGCTGTGGTCCCGCATGGTCGGCGCAGCGCTCGATCCCGTGGCATCCAGGGATAAGGTGCTGGAAGTAGCCGAGAGCTACTGA